In Bacillus sp. NP247, one DNA window encodes the following:
- the malC gene encoding maltosaccharide ABC transporter permease MalC, whose protein sequence is MQTSIEPTKDVNGSKHRKMATMLSIIPGIGQLYNKQYVKGLIFLVLTGSFIVAFADLLNIGLWGIVTLGTEVPRDHSVFLLVEGILALIVVVFGLGVYAFNLYDAYQNGKKRDIGTPLNSVKEQYRNLLDQGFPYLMVSPGFLLLIFVVVFPIIFVILIGFTNYDLYHSPPAKLVDWVGFKNFIDIFTLPMWRDTFLSVFSWTVIWTFVATTLQVALGIFLAIIVNQPGIKGKAIIRTIFILPWAVPAFVSILVFAGMFNETFGAINNQVLALFGIEKIAWMTDPFWAKIALIMIQTWLGFPFVFAMTTGILQSIPGELYEAATVDGATAWQQFRKITLPLVLYATAPILITQYTFNFNNFSIIYLFNSGGPAVSGQNAGGTDILISWIYKLTMTSAQYGKAAALTMILSLIVITVALWQFKRTKSFQEEDMM, encoded by the coding sequence ATGCAAACATCTATAGAACCAACGAAAGATGTGAACGGTTCAAAGCATAGGAAAATGGCGACCATGTTATCAATCATTCCAGGCATTGGTCAACTATATAATAAACAATACGTAAAAGGTCTTATTTTTCTAGTATTAACAGGCTCATTTATTGTAGCATTTGCTGATTTGTTAAATATAGGATTATGGGGAATTGTAACGCTCGGTACAGAAGTTCCACGTGACCATTCTGTCTTTCTATTAGTAGAAGGGATTTTGGCACTTATTGTTGTCGTGTTTGGACTAGGGGTATATGCATTTAACTTATATGATGCATACCAAAATGGGAAAAAACGCGATATAGGGACACCATTAAACTCAGTAAAAGAGCAATATCGCAATTTATTAGATCAAGGTTTTCCGTATTTAATGGTTTCACCAGGGTTTCTATTACTTATCTTTGTTGTCGTATTTCCAATCATTTTTGTTATCTTAATTGGATTTACAAACTATGATTTATATCACTCCCCTCCAGCTAAATTAGTAGATTGGGTGGGCTTTAAAAACTTTATTGATATTTTCACATTACCAATGTGGAGAGATACATTTTTAAGTGTATTTTCTTGGACTGTCATTTGGACGTTTGTTGCAACAACATTACAAGTTGCACTTGGTATTTTTTTAGCGATTATCGTAAATCAGCCTGGTATTAAAGGTAAGGCAATTATTCGAACAATCTTTATTTTACCGTGGGCTGTTCCAGCATTCGTATCTATTCTTGTATTTGCCGGTATGTTTAATGAAACATTTGGAGCAATTAATAACCAAGTATTAGCTTTATTCGGGATTGAAAAGATTGCTTGGATGACAGACCCATTTTGGGCGAAGATTGCTTTAATTATGATTCAAACGTGGCTTGGTTTCCCGTTCGTCTTTGCAATGACAACAGGTATATTGCAATCGATTCCAGGAGAATTATATGAAGCGGCTACAGTAGATGGAGCAACAGCTTGGCAACAGTTCCGCAAAATTACATTGCCACTTGTTTTATATGCAACAGCGCCAATATTAATTACGCAATATACGTTTAACTTTAATAATTTTAGTATTATTTATCTATTTAATAGCGGGGGACCTGCTGTGTCTGGACAAAATGCAGGTGGAACGGATATTTTAATTTCATGGATTTATAAGTTAACGATGACTTCGGCTCAGTACGGAAAAGCAGCAGCTCTTACAATGATTTTATCGTTAATCGTTATTACAGTTGCGTTATGGCAATTTAAGAGAACAAAATCATTCCAAGAAGAGGATATGATGTAA
- a CDS encoding SDR family NAD(P)-dependent oxidoreductase, with protein MTVRLIEGVMKMKLAGKVAIVTGGGIGIGRSTALLLAQQGAKVIVTDIDQESGQATVEEITDLGGEALFVSYDMGKQGDWQRVISFAMEAYSRIDMLFQNAGLYKIDSIFSHQQENDSNALCINDVWIEIKQLTSSFMKQQEEVVLSDLPIFGIISTRGQSFHTIEALV; from the coding sequence ATGACGGTAAGACTTATAGAAGGGGTAATGAAAATGAAGCTTGCAGGAAAAGTTGCCATTGTAACTGGCGGTGGCATCGGTATTGGACGTAGTACAGCTCTTTTGTTGGCTCAGCAAGGCGCAAAAGTAATTGTGACGGACATTGATCAAGAAAGTGGACAAGCAACAGTAGAGGAAATTACGGATCTAGGCGGAGAGGCACTTTTTGTATCCTATGATATGGGAAAGCAAGGAGATTGGCAACGCGTTATCAGTTTTGCGATGGAAGCATATAGTCGTATTGATATGCTTTTTCAAAATGCTGGTTTATATAAAATAGATTCTATATTTTCTCACCAACAAGAGAACGATTCCAATGCACTTTGTATTAATGACGTTTGGATAGAGATAAAACAATTAACGTCATCTTTTATGAAACAGCAAGAAGAAGTGGTGCTCAGTGACTTACCGATTTTCGGTATTATTAGCACGAGAGGACAATCATTTCATACAATAGAAGCCCTAGTATAA
- the malR gene encoding maltose operon transcriptional repressor MalR encodes MTVTIKDVAKKANVAPSTVSRVIADNPSISEKTKRRVRKVMSELGYHPNLNARNLANQTTKTLGLVMPSSASKAFQNPFFPEVIRGISSFAHMEGYALYMSTGETEEEIFNGVIKMVQGRQIGGIILLYSRENDRIIQYLHEQNFPFVLIGKPYDRKDEITYVDNDNYTAAREVAEYLISLGHKQIAFIGGGSDLLVTRDRLAGMSDALKLADILLPKEYILHFDFSRESGQQAVEELMGLKQPPTAIMATDDLIGLGVLSALSKKGFVVPKDVSIVSFNNALLSEIASPPLSTVDVNIYQLGYEAAKALVDKVEHSESTAKCIIIPHKLLKRQTCDQYATKS; translated from the coding sequence ATGACAGTTACAATTAAAGATGTGGCGAAGAAAGCAAATGTTGCACCATCGACGGTTTCCCGTGTAATTGCTGATAATCCAAGTATAAGTGAAAAGACAAAGCGCCGTGTTCGAAAAGTAATGAGTGAACTAGGCTATCATCCAAATTTAAATGCAAGAAACCTTGCGAACCAGACAACAAAAACGCTTGGGCTCGTTATGCCGAGCTCTGCAAGTAAAGCTTTTCAAAATCCGTTTTTCCCAGAAGTTATAAGAGGAATAAGCTCATTCGCACACATGGAAGGGTATGCGCTCTATATGTCGACAGGTGAAACGGAAGAAGAAATTTTTAATGGTGTTATAAAGATGGTACAAGGGCGTCAAATTGGTGGCATTATTCTTTTATATTCAAGAGAGAACGATCGGATTATTCAATATTTGCATGAACAAAATTTCCCGTTTGTTTTAATAGGAAAGCCATATGATCGAAAAGATGAAATTACATATGTAGATAATGACAATTATACAGCAGCAAGAGAAGTAGCTGAATATTTGATTTCATTAGGTCATAAACAAATCGCGTTCATCGGCGGTGGATCAGATTTACTTGTAACGAGAGATCGTTTGGCGGGGATGAGTGATGCTTTAAAACTAGCAGATATTCTATTACCGAAAGAGTATATTTTACACTTTGATTTTTCAAGAGAGAGTGGTCAACAGGCTGTTGAGGAATTAATGGGACTAAAGCAACCACCGACGGCAATTATGGCAACGGATGATTTAATTGGACTTGGCGTGTTAAGTGCGCTTTCTAAAAAAGGATTTGTTGTACCGAAAGATGTTTCGATTGTAAGCTTTAACAATGCTTTATTATCAGAAATTGCTAGTCCACCACTTTCGACAGTTGATGTGAATATTTATCAATTAGGGTATGAAGCGGCGAAAGCTTTAGTTGATAAGGTGGAGCATTCGGAGTCTACTGCAAAATGTATTATCATTCCACATAAATTATTGAAGCGTCAAACTTGTGATCAGTATGCAACAAAAAGCTAA
- a CDS encoding alpha-glycosidase: protein MLKEAIYHRPKDNYAYAYNKKTIHIRIHTKRDDVHSAALIYGDPYEWQDGKWITASTPMKKTGSTELFDYWSVSIEPTFKRLRYGFELKNDVDTLIYTERGFFSNIPNDDVGNFFCFPFIHAKDVFRAPSWIKDTVWYQIFPERFANGDSALNPVNTLPWGSAEPTATNFFGGDFAGILQNLDYLVKLGISGIYFTPIFKAHSNHKYDTIDYMEIDPQFGTKETFKELVQACHKHGIKVMLDAVFNHSGYFFDKFQDVLNHGENSAYKDWFHIHEFPIITEPLPNYDTFAFTPYMPKLNTAHPDVKEYLLEVGRYWVREFNVDGWRLDVANEVDHSFWREFRSEIKALNPEVYILGEIWHDALPWLQGDQFDAVMSYPVTNALLSYFANESINASEFMKQITDSLHSYSMNVNEAAFHLLDSHDTPRILATCNGDKNKLKLLYVFHLSFIGSPCIYYGDEIGMDGGMDPDCRKCMIWDEKEQDTLLFTHIQTLISLRKQHKAFGGNGIFQFIEANDEHNYISYTKTYEDETIFFVLNPTNSEVTTSLPLHITRKKIINIYTNEEFSAEASVLQVTLPPYGFSILKW, encoded by the coding sequence ATGCTTAAAGAAGCGATCTATCATAGGCCAAAAGATAATTATGCATACGCTTACAACAAAAAAACAATTCACATCCGAATACACACAAAAAGAGATGATGTTCACAGCGCCGCCCTCATCTACGGTGATCCATACGAATGGCAAGATGGGAAATGGATTACAGCGAGTACACCGATGAAAAAAACCGGATCTACTGAGTTATTTGATTATTGGTCGGTTTCAATCGAACCGACATTTAAACGCTTACGATATGGATTCGAATTAAAAAACGACGTAGACACTCTTATTTATACAGAAAGAGGATTTTTTTCTAACATTCCAAATGACGATGTCGGTAACTTTTTCTGCTTTCCATTCATTCATGCAAAAGACGTTTTCAGGGCACCATCTTGGATTAAAGACACAGTATGGTATCAAATCTTCCCGGAACGATTCGCTAACGGGGATAGCGCATTAAATCCGGTAAACACCCTTCCTTGGGGAAGTGCAGAGCCAACTGCTACTAATTTTTTCGGGGGTGATTTCGCTGGCATTCTTCAAAATCTTGATTACCTTGTGAAGCTTGGAATCTCTGGCATTTATTTCACTCCTATTTTCAAAGCTCATTCGAATCATAAATATGACACAATTGATTACATGGAAATCGATCCACAATTTGGGACGAAAGAAACTTTCAAAGAACTCGTTCAGGCGTGTCATAAACATGGTATAAAAGTAATGCTCGACGCTGTTTTTAATCATAGCGGATACTTCTTCGATAAATTTCAAGACGTGCTGAACCATGGTGAGAATTCCGCCTATAAAGATTGGTTCCATATTCATGAATTTCCAATTATAACTGAGCCGCTTCCTAATTATGATACTTTCGCATTTACACCATATATGCCTAAATTAAATACAGCACACCCAGATGTAAAAGAATATTTACTTGAAGTAGGACGTTATTGGGTAAGAGAATTTAATGTTGACGGTTGGCGCCTTGATGTCGCAAATGAAGTCGATCACAGCTTTTGGAGAGAATTCCGAAGTGAGATAAAAGCATTAAATCCTGAAGTATATATTTTAGGAGAAATTTGGCACGATGCACTCCCATGGCTACAAGGAGATCAATTTGATGCTGTCATGAGCTATCCTGTTACCAACGCTCTACTTTCTTACTTTGCTAACGAGTCCATTAATGCAAGTGAATTTATGAAACAAATTACAGATTCTCTACATTCCTACTCTATGAATGTAAATGAAGCGGCATTTCATTTATTAGACAGTCATGACACACCTAGAATTTTAGCAACATGTAATGGGGATAAAAATAAGTTAAAGTTACTCTATGTATTTCACCTTTCTTTCATCGGTTCTCCTTGTATTTATTACGGCGATGAAATCGGTATGGATGGTGGAATGGACCCGGATTGCCGCAAATGCATGATATGGGATGAAAAAGAACAAGATACTCTTTTATTTACACATATACAAACATTAATTTCATTACGGAAACAACATAAAGCATTTGGAGGAAACGGTATTTTTCAATTCATTGAGGCAAATGATGAACATAATTATATTTCTTATACAAAAACATATGAAGATGAGACTATCTTTTTCGTTTTAAATCCTACTAACAGTGAAGTTACAACTTCACTCCCTCTTCATATTACTCGGAAGAAAATAATTAACATTTATACAAACGAAGAATTTTCAGCGGAAGCAAGTGTATTACAAGTTACACTTCCACCGTACGGATTCTCTATTTTAAAATGGTAA
- a CDS encoding ABC transporter ATP-binding protein, translating into MAELKLENIYKIYDNNVTAVTDFNLHIQDKEFIVFVGPSGCGKSTTLRMVAGLEDISKGEFSIDGKLMNDVPPKDRDIAMVFQNYALYPHMSVYDNMAFGLKLRKIPKDEIDRRVKHAAQILGLEQYLDRKPKALSGGQRQRVALGRAIVRDAKVFLMDEPLSNLDAKLRVAMRSEISKLHHRLGTTTIYVTHDQTEAMTMASRLVVMKDGKIQQIGTPKEVYETPENIFVGGFIGSPAMNFFRGKLTETDFVIDNSLKIKVSEGKMKLLREQGYVNKEIVLGIRPEDIHDELLFLEASQSTTFTTKIEVAELLGAESIIYMKLGNQDFAARVDARHTFSPGDQIKLAFDMNKAHFFDSQTEQRIR; encoded by the coding sequence ATGGCAGAACTTAAATTAGAAAATATTTATAAAATATATGATAATAACGTAACAGCCGTAACAGATTTTAATTTACACATTCAAGATAAAGAATTTATCGTATTCGTTGGTCCTTCTGGCTGTGGAAAATCTACAACACTACGAATGGTAGCCGGACTTGAAGATATTTCAAAAGGAGAATTTTCAATTGATGGTAAGCTAATGAACGATGTTCCTCCAAAAGATCGAGATATCGCAATGGTCTTCCAGAACTATGCTCTTTATCCACATATGAGTGTGTATGATAATATGGCATTTGGATTAAAACTTCGAAAAATACCAAAAGATGAAATCGACCGTCGAGTGAAACATGCAGCTCAAATTTTAGGGCTTGAACAATATTTAGATAGAAAACCGAAAGCTTTATCAGGTGGACAACGCCAACGTGTTGCATTAGGTAGAGCAATTGTTCGAGACGCAAAAGTCTTCTTAATGGATGAACCATTATCAAACTTAGACGCTAAACTACGTGTTGCAATGCGATCAGAAATTTCTAAATTGCACCACCGCCTTGGCACAACGACAATTTATGTAACACATGATCAAACTGAGGCAATGACAATGGCTTCACGTCTTGTTGTTATGAAAGACGGAAAAATCCAACAAATCGGAACTCCAAAAGAAGTATATGAAACACCTGAAAATATTTTCGTTGGTGGTTTTATCGGTTCACCCGCAATGAATTTCTTCCGTGGAAAATTAACTGAAACCGATTTCGTTATAGACAATTCACTAAAGATTAAAGTGTCTGAAGGAAAAATGAAGTTATTACGCGAACAAGGGTATGTAAATAAAGAGATTGTTTTAGGTATTCGTCCAGAAGATATTCATGATGAACTATTATTTTTAGAAGCTTCACAATCTACTACTTTCACAACAAAAATTGAAGTTGCAGAGTTGTTAGGGGCTGAATCCATTATATATATGAAACTTGGAAATCAAGATTTTGCAGCACGTGTTGATGCAAGACATACTTTTTCACCTGGTGACCAAATTAAACTTGCTTTTGATATGAATAAAGCTCATTTCTTTGATAGCCAAACCGAACAACGTATTCGTTAA
- a CDS encoding extracellular solute-binding protein, giving the protein MKKALSLLTISALSIGMLSACGPKDSGKKEASKEKKDYDLLVWEDEKKGVGLEPAVKSFEKKYNVKVKVEEVQMTKQIEKLRLDGPAGTGPDVVTLPHDHIGNAVTEGLLSEVKVDDTVKNKFTDLSIKAQTYDGKLYGLPKAIETPIFIYNKKLMSKAPETMDELYNFSKDFTKDDKYGFLTLGDNFYFANAFMEGMGGYVFGEKDGKLTPTDIGLNNSGAVQGAEYIQKWYKEKLLPKGIIGESGGSAADGLFNEGKAASIMNGPWAFQAMEKAGIDYGVAPMPKLPNGQPMKTFVGVKGWHVTSFSKQNDLATKFTEWVTNEENAKIRFEKTKEIPPVKSVMEDPIIKDNEAAKAVATQSENGIPMPNIPEMQEVWKPAGDALQLVVSNKQEPKAALDNAVKQIKGNIEANHSNKK; this is encoded by the coding sequence ATGAAGAAAGCATTATCACTATTAACGATTTCAGCATTGTCAATCGGTATGTTATCTGCATGTGGACCGAAAGATTCAGGGAAAAAGGAAGCAAGTAAAGAGAAGAAAGATTATGATCTTCTCGTTTGGGAAGATGAGAAAAAAGGTGTGGGTCTAGAGCCGGCAGTGAAAAGTTTTGAAAAGAAATATAATGTGAAAGTAAAAGTTGAAGAGGTTCAGATGACGAAACAAATAGAAAAACTTCGTCTCGACGGTCCGGCTGGTACAGGGCCAGATGTTGTAACATTGCCACATGATCATATTGGTAATGCGGTAACAGAAGGGCTACTTTCAGAGGTGAAAGTGGATGATACGGTAAAAAATAAATTTACAGATTTATCAATAAAGGCACAAACATACGACGGAAAACTATACGGTTTACCAAAAGCAATTGAAACACCAATCTTTATTTATAATAAAAAATTAATGTCAAAAGCACCAGAAACGATGGATGAGCTGTATAACTTCTCAAAAGACTTTACGAAAGATGACAAGTACGGATTTTTAACATTAGGAGATAACTTCTATTTTGCTAACGCATTTATGGAGGGTATGGGCGGTTATGTATTTGGTGAAAAAGATGGAAAACTGACTCCGACAGATATTGGATTAAATAATAGTGGTGCAGTACAAGGTGCTGAATATATTCAAAAATGGTATAAAGAAAAATTATTACCAAAAGGAATTATTGGTGAATCTGGCGGTTCAGCTGCAGATGGATTATTTAATGAAGGAAAAGCAGCATCTATTATGAATGGTCCATGGGCATTCCAAGCGATGGAAAAGGCTGGAATTGATTATGGTGTTGCTCCAATGCCGAAATTACCAAATGGTCAACCGATGAAAACATTTGTTGGGGTAAAAGGATGGCATGTAACAAGTTTCTCTAAACAAAATGATTTAGCTACAAAATTTACTGAGTGGGTAACAAATGAAGAAAACGCGAAAATTCGATTTGAGAAAACAAAAGAAATTCCTCCAGTAAAATCAGTGATGGAAGATCCAATTATTAAAGATAATGAGGCTGCAAAAGCAGTTGCGACTCAATCAGAAAATGGAATTCCGATGCCGAATATTCCAGAAATGCAAGAAGTTTGGAAACCAGCTGGAGATGCGCTTCAATTAGTTGTATCAAATAAACAAGAGCCAAAAGCAGCACTTGATAATGCAGTGAAACAAATTAAAGGTAATATTGAGGCAAACCACAGCAATAAAAAATAA
- the malD gene encoding maltosaccharide ABC transporter permease MalD has product MNIKRQKMLRLSLSYLVIFIMCAIIFYPLLWIIGSSFNPGDSLSGSSIIPKNATLDHYRKLLDLDSSNYLLWYKNTLKVSVMTMIFSVLAISFTAYAFSRYRFVGRKNGLLTFLILQMIPNFAALIALYILAQLTGLLDTHLALILIYVGGAIPMNTWLMKGYFDTIPKELDESARMDGAGHFRIFWQIIMPLAKPIVAVVALFTFIGPFTDFILASIILRTPENYTLAVGLYEMVAKKFGNEFTTFAAGSVLIAIPISILFLSLQKYFVSGLTAGGTKG; this is encoded by the coding sequence ATGAATATTAAACGACAAAAGATGTTACGTCTTTCATTAAGTTATTTAGTTATCTTCATAATGTGTGCGATTATTTTCTATCCATTATTATGGATAATTGGCTCATCGTTTAATCCAGGGGATAGTTTATCTGGGTCAAGTATTATTCCGAAAAATGCCACGTTAGATCATTATCGCAAGCTACTTGATCTCGATTCAAGTAATTACTTACTTTGGTATAAAAATACTTTAAAAGTTAGCGTAATGACGATGATTTTCTCTGTGCTAGCCATTAGCTTTACTGCTTATGCATTTTCGAGATATCGTTTTGTTGGAAGAAAGAATGGTTTATTAACATTTTTAATTCTACAAATGATTCCGAACTTTGCAGCGTTAATCGCACTATATATATTAGCTCAGTTAACAGGATTACTTGATACACATCTTGCATTAATTTTAATTTATGTGGGCGGAGCAATTCCGATGAATACTTGGCTTATGAAAGGGTATTTTGATACGATTCCGAAAGAGTTGGATGAATCAGCTCGAATGGATGGAGCAGGGCATTTTCGTATTTTCTGGCAAATCATTATGCCGCTTGCAAAACCAATCGTAGCGGTTGTAGCTTTATTCACTTTCATCGGTCCATTTACAGATTTCATTTTAGCGAGTATTATTTTGCGCACGCCGGAAAATTATACTTTAGCAGTTGGACTATATGAAATGGTAGCGAAAAAATTTGGTAATGAATTTACGACATTTGCAGCTGGCTCAGTATTAATTGCAATTCCGATTTCTATTTTATTCTTATCGCTGCAAAAATATTTTGTTTCCGGTTTAACAGCTGGAGGTACGAAAGGATGA
- a CDS encoding alpha-glucosidase: MGKQWWKESVVYQIYPRSFMDSNGDGIGDLRGILAKLDYLKELGIDVIWLSPVYESPNDDNGYDISDYCNIMNEFGTMEDWDELLHEMHKRNMKLMMDLVVNHTSDEHNWFIESCKSKDNKYRDYYIWRPGKEGKEPNNWGAAFSGSAWQYDEMTDEYYLHLFSKKQPDLNWDNEKVRQDVYDMMKFWLEKGIDGFRMDVINFISKEDGLPAVETDEEGYVSGHKHFMNGPNIHKYLHEMNEDVLSQYDIMTVGEMPGVTTEEAKLYTGEARKELQMVFQFEHMDLDSGEGGKWDVKPCSLLTLKQNLTKWQKALEQTGWNSLYWNNHDQPRVVSRFGNDGAYHTESAKMLATVLHMMKGTPYIYQGEEIGMTNVRFESIDEYRDIETLNMYKEKVIERGEDIDKVMQSIYIKGRDNARTPMQWDDREHAGFTTGEPWIAVNPNYKEINVKQAIQDEESIFYYYKKLIELRKNNEIVVYGTYDLILENNPSIFAYVRTYGEEKLLVIANFTADECVFELPEDIVYSEAELLIHNYDVENVLIENITLRPYEAMVFKVK; this comes from the coding sequence ATGGGAAAACAATGGTGGAAAGAAAGTGTAGTATATCAAATTTATCCTCGTAGTTTTATGGATAGCAACGGTGATGGTATAGGTGATCTTCGTGGTATTCTTGCGAAGCTAGATTACTTAAAAGAATTAGGTATTGATGTAATTTGGTTATCACCAGTCTATGAATCTCCAAACGACGATAATGGTTACGATATAAGTGATTATTGTAACATTATGAACGAGTTCGGAACAATGGAAGATTGGGATGAACTATTACATGAAATGCATAAACGTAATATGAAACTTATGATGGACCTAGTTGTTAATCATACTTCAGATGAACATAATTGGTTTATTGAATCATGTAAATCGAAAGATAATAAATATAGAGACTATTATATATGGCGCCCTGGAAAAGAAGGGAAAGAGCCGAATAACTGGGGAGCAGCATTTAGTGGATCTGCATGGCAATATGATGAGATGACAGATGAATATTATTTACATCTGTTTTCTAAAAAACAGCCAGATTTAAACTGGGATAATGAAAAGGTAAGACAAGATGTTTATGACATGATGAAGTTTTGGTTAGAAAAAGGAATTGATGGGTTCCGTATGGATGTTATTAATTTTATTTCTAAAGAAGATGGCTTACCAGCTGTTGAAACGGATGAAGAAGGATATGTTTCAGGGCATAAACATTTTATGAACGGTCCGAACATTCATAAGTATTTGCATGAAATGAATGAAGACGTATTGTCTCAGTATGACATTATGACGGTTGGGGAAATGCCTGGTGTAACGACAGAAGAAGCTAAATTGTATACAGGGGAAGCTAGAAAAGAACTGCAAATGGTATTCCAATTTGAACATATGGATTTAGATTCTGGAGAAGGTGGGAAATGGGATGTAAAACCATGCTCACTTCTTACTTTGAAACAAAATTTAACAAAGTGGCAAAAAGCATTAGAACAAACAGGATGGAATAGCCTTTATTGGAATAACCATGACCAGCCTCGCGTTGTATCTCGTTTTGGTAATGATGGAGCTTATCATACTGAATCAGCGAAAATGTTAGCGACAGTACTTCATATGATGAAAGGGACACCATATATTTATCAAGGAGAAGAAATCGGAATGACCAATGTTCGATTTGAATCAATTGATGAATACCGAGATATTGAAACACTAAATATGTATAAAGAAAAAGTTATAGAGCGCGGCGAAGATATAGATAAAGTGATGCAGTCTATATATATAAAGGGCCGAGATAATGCTAGAACGCCGATGCAGTGGGATGATAGAGAACATGCTGGATTCACAACGGGTGAGCCTTGGATTGCGGTAAACCCTAACTACAAAGAGATTAATGTGAAACAGGCGATCCAAGACGAAGAATCGATTTTTTATTACTATAAAAAATTGATTGAGTTACGTAAAAACAATGAAATAGTTGTGTATGGAACATATGATTTGATACTAGAAAATAACCCTTCTATTTTTGCTTATGTAAGAACATATGGAGAAGAAAAGCTTCTGGTGATTGCAAACTTCACTGCAGATGAATGTGTATTTGAATTGCCAGAGGATATTGTTTACAGTGAAGCAGAGTTATTAATACACAATTATGATGTAGAAAATGTATTGATAGAAAACATTACATTACGACCGTATGAAGCAATGGTATTTAAAGTGAAATAA
- a CDS encoding DUF3997 domain-containing protein, which produces MKRWIILFAALLLTGCTGNTNHLTYTINDEYELIHTSGDAFELFPSQDAVYATQYIPAKITEIAWDDKYIITKQIEEKSDPNNPDAAITNKKSEHYWIIDVKHNKRFGPYNEKQFNEQKDAFKITVPFQSVDSYVKELKKQSA; this is translated from the coding sequence TTGAAAAGATGGATAATCCTATTTGCCGCACTCTTATTAACAGGTTGCACAGGCAATACAAACCATTTAACCTATACAATTAACGATGAATATGAACTCATACATACTTCTGGAGATGCATTTGAGCTTTTCCCATCGCAGGATGCTGTATATGCTACACAATACATCCCTGCAAAAATTACAGAAATTGCTTGGGATGATAAATACATTATCACAAAACAAATTGAGGAAAAATCAGATCCAAATAATCCTGACGCCGCAATTACAAATAAAAAAAGTGAACATTATTGGATTATTGACGTAAAGCATAATAAACGATTCGGTCCTTATAATGAAAAACAATTTAACGAGCAAAAAGATGCTTTTAAAATTACAGTGCCTTTTCAAAGTGTAGATTCATATGTGAAAGAGCTAAAAAAACAGTCAGCATAA
- a CDS encoding RDD family protein, with protein sequence MKLKMHRPALVMNRIGAALIDMFLISVTYGAVAAIITGNYSDIFNRFNISLGDYRYDLTLVFILMAINFIMLPFLWNGSTLGKKVTRTKIISLTSEKLTLQTLIIRFLVVLLPSILLLGVPLICNVYMMLFRKDNCGFHDLIAKTKVMSLV encoded by the coding sequence ATGAAGTTAAAGATGCATCGTCCAGCGCTTGTAATGAATCGCATAGGTGCTGCCCTTATTGACATGTTTCTAATCTCGGTTACGTACGGTGCAGTAGCAGCTATTATTACCGGAAACTATAGTGATATTTTCAATCGTTTTAATATAAGTTTAGGTGACTATAGATATGACCTTACACTTGTTTTCATATTAATGGCTATAAATTTTATTATGTTACCTTTTCTTTGGAACGGTTCTACACTTGGTAAAAAGGTAACAAGAACAAAAATAATCTCGTTAACAAGTGAAAAACTAACGTTACAAACATTAATAATACGATTTTTGGTAGTATTATTACCAAGCATATTATTACTTGGAGTTCCATTAATATGCAATGTATATATGATGTTATTCCGTAAAGATAATTGTGGCTTCCATGATTTAATTGCAAAGACGAAAGTGATGAGTCTTGTATAA